The sequence below is a genomic window from Daphnia pulicaria isolate SC F1-1A chromosome 6, SC_F0-13Bv2, whole genome shotgun sequence.
GAGTAGGTTTTGTGTCACGCGGACCACCCGCCCGTGGACATACGCCTATTTATTCAAACGATGGTAATCTCATTGGAGAAATTACATCAGGATGCCCGTCACCCAGCTTACCGGGCGTAAATGTGTCAATGGGACATCTGGACCGCCAATATGTTAAAAGTGGAACCCAAGTGCAATTTGAGATTCGCAAAAAAATGGTTGATGCTCAAGTAACCAAAATGCCATTTGTGCCTACCAAATATTACATAAAAAAGTAATTATCTATTGACTGTTAACATGTTAGTACAAAAGATTATCTGGTTGAATATTCATTATATCTTTTTATAAATGCAAACCTGGTTATCTGTTTTGATTAATTTAAACTCAGTTGTTTTCCGACAATAATGTAAAAGCTGTTAGCTAAAACAACACTTAGTTACGGTACGTAGAAACGAAGTTTTGACCAATGCTATACTACTAAAACTTCCTTCATAAAATTCTGTAGCTTATATTTTTTGGGACATCAATCGACTTACCGAATGAGGGGGTTGATTTTTCCGCATTTTGATATTGTGAGATTgcaaaggaataaaaaagactttctctcaaacgaaaaaagaatttgtatTTATCAAGTATGTCTTAaagattatttgaaaaaagttctgtggggtttctttttctgttgacgTTCGATTTCCTCTTGCTGACCAAAATATTGGAATGAAGACTCGTCTGTCCCATCTGCAAGTGGTCGCTTTTTCTGCGACTGTTGTGCAGTTCCTGCTACCCACATTGCATTACGTCGCATCTTGTTACGATAATATTGTTTGAGTTTTTCTCGCTGCTCAAACCACTTATTTCGGTCACGGTACGCTTCTTCCTTTGCTGGCTGGTAGATAAAATCTGTAACCTCTGTGAACAGACAAAATGTATGCACTATTATTGATTTCAGTTCACAATAGTTGTCAAATCTAACAAtaagttttaaatttataaaaaccTTTTAAACGGTTGTCTCCAGCGTGGAAAAAAAGTGGTTCCGTCCACATACCGGCATTTTTCCAATAGCCTTGATGCTCAACATTGCTCACTGTTTCTGGCTTAAACAAAAGTTTAGGGTCTTTCTGGGCAAATAGTTTTGGTGGCAAACTAATtggttcttcttctggttCTACTGCAAGATTGCTCTCCTGAAAGAGGGTTCGTAGAGAGAACTCACTACCTTTGCCAATATCTAGATTACAATGAATTAGTGTAAACATATGCATTATACCAATAAATCATAAATACATTTCATATACCTAGAGCTTCTGTTGTCTGGTAATAACGTTCAGAAGATACTTCTGGTAGAGACTGTTGCTCAAAATCCATCTTGCCTTTTTTAAATGGCTTATCTGTGTTGCTCTTTGTTACTTTCTGAAACTTATCATGGCTCGAGAGATTTGAATCAAATTGGATGAATGCtttgtttctaaaaataagaaaatttttaaaaacaataatatGAATGGCAATGCTTATTTTTCATACCTGAGCAGGGGTTTTGCTGACTCTGACTGCTGTTCATTGCTAAGAGACAGATCAACCATGGTATCACTTTCTTCAACATGTTCGTcgaagataatttttttattcaatggcTTTTCAGATATAAACGACATTGTCGATTGTATCACGCTACTAAGCTGCGGTTTTAAGTACTGTACTTCAGTTCGTTgttaattataattataacGTTTTATTATCATCAATCTTTCCGGAAAATTTGTTGAACTGAACGTCTTAACAGTTAACACGtgagaaattgaaaataatgattTTCGTCTGCTAGAATGCAAACAAATGACACGAGTACATCAATGCCACTAACGTTTGGCTTGTctgtaaatgaattttttggaatctaATTTTAGGTAAATTTGTTGAGAAGACGGATTTcactaaaaataagaaattatatttaaataaacgTTAAATTTATTGTGGCTTGTCATCCCATGTGGCAACTGTTTCCAGAAAAATCTTCAAGGTTCGTACTACATAGTTCACCACACCCCCACCGAGGGCGAACCAAGCAACGCCAAGCAACGCAACGCCATAATTTTCTATATTATTCGTTCTGAAAGGGAATTCCCAAACATAAACTAATAAAGGGCAAAGCAATTATTGAAACGTGAGTTAACAACCATAATGGTGTAATTGATTATGcactttatatttttaaactttcATTATCTGAAGatatattcgtaaaattaCTTGTCACGAACTTCACCGGCAATGAATCTAAAGAACAATTCCTTTCATCCCcttgcaaacatttttttcatttttatttgatgctTCAACATATTTTAAGTAAACTCTTGGAAGTAAATGAAAGTGTATAAATTCAGTAGATGTTTATCTCTTCTATATTATTAGTGCATGTGAAatcttttttgtgttgaattttGTGTTAGTAAAATTTTTTCCGTTGTTTACTTTGTGTCTTAGGCTGTGAAATATGTCATCTGGAGAACCACCTTCTTCGATGATGACTTCACCTGGGCCAGGGCCTGGAACACCTCAGCCATCACCTTTGTCTCATCCTGCTGCATCTCCAGCACCACATTCACacccaaattcaaatgctGGAAATCAACAACAGCAAGTTGCTTCTCCTATGGCACCTCCGCAACCACCTTCTCCAATGAACCATCCTCAACCATCTCCATCACCCATGGGTCCACCAATGCAGCAACACCCTCCCCAGTTTCAACAACAACCTCAGC
It includes:
- the LOC124341772 gene encoding uncharacterized protein LOC124341772, which gives rise to MSFISEKPLNKKIIFDEHVEESDTMVDLSLSNEQQSESAKPLLRNKAFIQFDSNLSSHDKFQKVTKSNTDKPFKKGKMDFEQQSLPEVSSERYYQTTEALDIGKGSEFSLRTLFQESNLAVEPEEEPISLPPKLFAQKDPKLLFKPETVSNVEHQGYWKNAGMWTEPLFFHAGDNRLKEVTDFIYQPAKEEAYRDRNKWFEQREKLKQYYRNKMRRNAMWVAGTAQQSQKKRPLADGTDESSFQYFGQQEEIERQQKKKPHRTFFK